A single genomic interval of Spirosoma taeanense harbors:
- a CDS encoding RagB/SusD family nutrient uptake outer membrane protein, whose translation MKRKIIYAALLAPALMLTSCKEDFIDRPSLSGTTTGNYYNSAEQVRAATSTLYSGLPWRNYESRAQDAIGDVMGGNMFTYTDTEYLNFTVSAASERVGAAWGAFYKIIGYSNVMLKTFEEKKAAGGDASYLDPAIAEAHFIRGMLYFYIARTWGAAPIITDPGATALSGDFNIPRYLQKDVLRFALEELQLAEKNLPESDVPGRVTKYSAKGMMAKLYLYNKDYANAKAKAEEVINSGKYTLVSDYEGMFTKMSMNNNAESLFSIQHQFAQDPWGTGNIKNPDRGAGALRTSEADAWEMYVPSIDMLKEYEFGDLRRKWSVMEQGWTKPTWKPQRANAPVYNAFMANGFKYDTLQPTNDGGSLSPTRANIVKYFAGPGKSFGGEPVLGQNSGNNVVLLRYADILLIYAEAVLGANASTSDTKALDALNQVRRRAGLNPKTSITLDDILHERRVEFAFEGDYWYDIQRQGFAKAKAIIEKQNRGTVTAATYLTNFTQDKMFLPIPAGEIIQDPELGKEPVPYYK comes from the coding sequence ATGAAACGGAAAATCATATATGCTGCGTTACTGGCTCCGGCATTGATGCTGACCAGTTGCAAAGAAGATTTCATTGACCGGCCTTCGCTGTCGGGTACTACGACCGGTAACTATTACAACAGTGCCGAACAGGTCCGGGCTGCTACCAGCACGCTGTACAGTGGCCTGCCCTGGCGGAACTACGAAAGCCGGGCGCAGGATGCCATCGGCGACGTGATGGGTGGTAATATGTTTACCTATACCGATACGGAATACCTCAACTTCACGGTATCAGCCGCTTCGGAGCGGGTTGGAGCTGCCTGGGGTGCTTTTTACAAAATCATTGGCTACTCGAACGTAATGCTGAAAACGTTTGAGGAGAAAAAAGCAGCCGGTGGCGACGCCAGCTACCTCGACCCCGCTATTGCAGAGGCTCACTTCATCCGGGGTATGCTGTATTTCTATATTGCCCGCACCTGGGGCGCGGCTCCGATCATCACCGATCCGGGTGCTACGGCGCTGTCGGGTGACTTCAACATTCCCCGGTATCTGCAGAAGGATGTGCTGCGTTTCGCACTCGAAGAGCTGCAGCTGGCGGAGAAAAACCTGCCGGAGTCGGACGTTCCGGGCCGGGTCACCAAATACTCAGCTAAGGGCATGATGGCAAAGCTGTATCTGTATAACAAGGACTACGCTAACGCCAAAGCCAAAGCCGAAGAGGTCATCAATTCGGGTAAGTACACTCTGGTGAGCGATTACGAAGGCATGTTCACCAAAATGAGCATGAACAACAACGCCGAGTCGCTTTTCTCAATCCAGCACCAGTTTGCACAGGACCCCTGGGGAACGGGTAACATCAAGAACCCCGACCGGGGTGCGGGTGCCCTGCGTACGTCGGAAGCCGATGCCTGGGAAATGTACGTTCCTTCCATCGACATGCTGAAAGAATATGAATTCGGCGATCTGCGTCGGAAATGGTCGGTGATGGAACAGGGCTGGACGAAACCAACCTGGAAACCCCAGCGTGCCAACGCGCCGGTATACAACGCGTTCATGGCCAATGGCTTTAAATACGATACGCTCCAGCCAACCAACGACGGCGGTAGCCTGAGCCCAACCCGCGCCAACATCGTGAAATACTTCGCGGGTCCGGGTAAGAGCTTCGGTGGTGAGCCGGTGCTGGGCCAGAACTCGGGGAACAACGTCGTGCTGCTGCGCTACGCCGATATTCTGCTGATCTATGCCGAAGCCGTTCTGGGAGCCAACGCTTCGACATCGGACACCAAAGCGCTCGACGCGCTGAACCAGGTTAGACGCCGGGCGGGTCTGAACCCCAAGACGTCCATCACACTCGACGACATCCTGCACGAGCGCCGGGTCGAGTTTGCGTTCGAAGGCGACTACTGGTACGATATTCAGCGGCAGGGTTTTGCCAAAGCGAAAGCCATCATCGAGAAACAGAACCGGGGTACCGTTACGGCAGCAACGTATCTGACCAACTTCACGCAGGATAAGATGTTCCTGCCCATTCCGGCCGGTGAGATTATACAAGACCCTGAACTGGGCAAAGAGCCGGTTCCGTATTATAAGTGA
- a CDS encoding SusC/RagA family TonB-linked outer membrane protein — protein MIKHVLSGFVLLSSWLTVSAHERTITRTAPDVNRMALAATRHAQAGVNGPLDTKALIKGTVSDEKGNTLPGATVSVKGTQLGTTTDVNGAFSINMPAGAKTLVISFIGMKTQEVEVGSRTTLNITLQTADQSLDEVVVIGYGTAKRSDVTSSITTVKAAELKDIPAAGVDQLLQGKAAGVTVTSNGGQPGGGVSVKVRGVTSINSNDPLFVIDGVPFVGGNTSSSSGYAGLGGSDGQTGNSVMAMLNPNDIESIDVLKDASAQAIYGSQAANGVILITTKKGKQGEGKINYEMYTGVSEVAKRLDLMNLRDFARYQNEVLPLIGNPVADEFKNPDLLGDGTDWQEAMFQRGKINNHQLSFSGGRDKTTYYLSLNYFDNKGIILGSDFKRYASRFSLDSQLKSWAKVGISANVSRSIQNVSLADAAEGTIWWGASTSPLTPVKNIDGTWGGGQTVGGVQYYGSNLVGNSQFRGNTKTTNNIFGSLYAELQFTKDLSLRNELSYSLGQDNNVAYQKAGNVGTTSFRSKLIDSRSDSYYWSLTNYLSYNKYIGKHGIQATAGHQAQNSYYQAISGTKVDLQANILDLNTGSADQTTWGLGGGKGQWAMESWFARANYTYDDRYSVSASFRADGSSNFGPNNRWGYFPGVSVGWTISNEKFMKGAIANVLSYAKFRAGYGAVGNQNFPGGAPNPAYVGAVQFFSGPVGFGSSNMINGIPNPNLKWESVRTTNAGIDLGFLNGRIDATIDVYKKVTSDMIIFLTGPNLIGVGDQWDDLKAPLGNAGQMTNTGVDLSLTTTNIKKGNFSWKTNGVLTQFTNRYDKAASAASALDGKIYYNNYLVTHTTPGRPVGSFWGLVTDGLFRTQEELASSLPQFGYKVNQNETWLGDIRYKDVNGDGKIDAGDYTFIGSPLPKFTWGFTNTLNYGDIDFSLFLQGSQGAKAFNFLRWQLESLNNAYTNQLRTVTDRYTADNTDGALPRFTATNKNNTAMSDRYVEDASYARIQNITLGYRLPKNLLSKVRVQNLRIYGSIQNLKTFTKYSGYDPEIGSFNNSIKLMNVDAGHYPNPRTFTIGANLQF, from the coding sequence ATGATTAAACATGTGCTTTCAGGATTCGTCCTCCTGAGTAGCTGGCTTACTGTCTCTGCTCATGAACGAACCATAACCAGAACCGCGCCCGATGTAAATCGGATGGCTCTGGCTGCTACCCGGCATGCGCAGGCGGGCGTCAATGGCCCGTTGGATACAAAAGCGTTGATTAAAGGAACGGTATCCGATGAAAAAGGGAATACGCTTCCCGGTGCAACTGTATCGGTAAAAGGTACCCAGTTGGGAACCACAACGGATGTCAATGGCGCGTTCTCGATCAATATGCCGGCGGGGGCTAAAACCCTGGTCATCTCGTTTATCGGCATGAAAACGCAGGAAGTTGAAGTGGGCAGCCGCACAACGCTGAACATCACCCTGCAAACTGCCGATCAGTCGCTGGACGAGGTCGTTGTTATTGGTTACGGTACGGCTAAGCGGTCGGACGTTACGTCGTCGATCACGACGGTGAAGGCGGCCGAACTAAAGGATATCCCAGCTGCCGGTGTGGACCAGCTCCTGCAGGGTAAAGCTGCTGGTGTTACGGTTACCAGCAACGGTGGTCAGCCGGGCGGTGGCGTGTCGGTTAAAGTTCGGGGCGTTACGTCCATCAATAGCAACGACCCGCTGTTTGTAATTGACGGCGTGCCATTTGTAGGCGGCAACACCTCAAGCAGCTCCGGTTACGCGGGTCTGGGTGGCAGCGACGGTCAAACTGGTAACTCGGTGATGGCCATGCTGAACCCGAACGACATCGAGAGCATCGACGTGCTGAAAGATGCGTCGGCGCAGGCAATTTACGGTTCGCAGGCGGCCAACGGCGTGATTCTGATCACGACCAAGAAAGGCAAGCAGGGCGAAGGTAAGATCAACTACGAAATGTACACGGGCGTGTCGGAAGTGGCCAAGCGGCTCGATCTGATGAACCTGCGGGATTTTGCCCGGTATCAGAACGAAGTGTTGCCACTAATTGGCAACCCGGTCGCTGACGAGTTCAAGAACCCGGATCTGCTGGGCGATGGTACCGACTGGCAGGAGGCTATGTTCCAGCGTGGTAAAATCAACAACCACCAGCTAAGCTTCTCGGGCGGCCGCGACAAGACGACGTACTACCTCTCGCTCAACTACTTCGACAACAAGGGGATTATCTTGGGGTCGGATTTCAAGCGGTATGCCTCGCGGTTCAGCCTCGACAGCCAGTTGAAAAGCTGGGCGAAGGTAGGTATTAGTGCGAACGTATCGCGCAGTATTCAGAACGTTTCGCTGGCCGATGCGGCCGAAGGAACGATCTGGTGGGGCGCTTCGACCAGCCCGCTGACGCCGGTGAAAAACATCGACGGCACCTGGGGCGGTGGCCAGACGGTTGGTGGCGTGCAATACTACGGCTCGAACCTCGTGGGGAACAGCCAGTTCCGGGGCAACACCAAAACGACAAACAACATCTTTGGTAGCCTGTACGCAGAACTGCAGTTCACCAAAGATCTGTCACTGAGGAACGAACTATCGTACTCGCTGGGTCAGGATAACAACGTAGCGTATCAGAAAGCCGGTAACGTAGGGACGACCTCATTCCGCAGCAAGCTGATCGACTCACGCTCGGACAGCTACTACTGGTCACTGACGAACTACCTGAGCTACAACAAATATATTGGTAAGCACGGGATTCAGGCGACGGCAGGTCACCAGGCGCAGAACTCGTACTACCAGGCGATTTCGGGTACCAAGGTCGATCTGCAGGCGAACATTTTAGACCTCAACACGGGTAGTGCTGACCAGACCACCTGGGGCCTGGGCGGAGGCAAAGGTCAGTGGGCAATGGAATCGTGGTTCGCCCGCGCCAACTACACCTACGATGACCGCTATTCGGTTTCGGCCAGCTTCCGGGCTGACGGCTCGTCGAACTTCGGCCCGAACAACCGGTGGGGTTATTTCCCCGGCGTGTCGGTCGGCTGGACAATCTCGAACGAGAAATTCATGAAAGGTGCTATCGCTAACGTTTTGAGCTACGCCAAATTCCGCGCCGGGTACGGTGCCGTTGGTAACCAGAACTTCCCCGGCGGTGCGCCTAACCCGGCATACGTAGGTGCGGTGCAGTTCTTCTCGGGCCCCGTGGGCTTCGGGTCGTCGAACATGATCAACGGGATTCCTAACCCGAACCTCAAGTGGGAGTCGGTAAGAACGACCAACGCCGGTATCGACCTGGGCTTCCTGAACGGCCGGATCGACGCGACCATCGACGTTTACAAGAAAGTAACGTCGGACATGATTATCTTCCTGACCGGCCCGAACCTGATTGGTGTCGGCGATCAGTGGGATGACCTGAAAGCGCCACTGGGTAACGCCGGTCAGATGACCAATACGGGTGTTGACCTGAGCCTGACAACAACCAACATCAAGAAAGGTAACTTCAGCTGGAAGACCAACGGCGTACTGACGCAGTTCACCAACCGGTACGACAAAGCCGCTTCGGCAGCTTCGGCGCTGGATGGTAAGATCTACTACAACAACTACCTCGTTACGCACACCACGCCGGGCCGTCCGGTTGGCTCATTCTGGGGTCTAGTTACCGATGGGCTGTTCCGTACGCAGGAAGAACTGGCCAGCAGCCTGCCGCAGTTTGGCTATAAAGTGAACCAGAATGAAACCTGGCTGGGTGACATCCGTTACAAGGACGTTAACGGCGACGGCAAAATAGACGCTGGCGATTATACCTTCATTGGCAGCCCGCTACCGAAGTTCACCTGGGGATTCACCAATACGCTTAATTACGGCGACATCGACTTCTCGCTGTTCCTGCAGGGCAGCCAGGGCGCCAAGGCGTTCAACTTCCTGCGCTGGCAGCTCGAAAGCCTGAACAATGCCTATACCAACCAGTTGCGTACGGTGACCGACCGCTACACGGCTGACAATACGGATGGCGCACTGCCCCGCTTTACGGCGACCAACAAGAACAACACGGCCATGTCGGACCGCTACGTAGAAGACGCATCGTACGCCCGGATTCAGAACATTACGCTGGGTTACCGCCTGCCGAAAAATCTGCTGAGCAAAGTGCGGGTGCAGAACCTGCGCATCTACGGGTCAATCCAGAACCTGAAGACGTTCACCAAGTACTCGGGCTACGATCCGGAAATCGGCTCATTCAATAACAGCATCAAGCTGATGAACGTCGACGCCGGTCACTACCCGAATCCCCGCACGTTCACCATCGGCGCTAATCTGCAATTCTAA
- a CDS encoding ATP-binding protein, translated as MKFCLAFYLLLALHCLLGQMSVKADTPPIDSVKKQIKQLVTTKKYAQAGDSYERLGWLYHHQFGYNKYTMDAYFNSLKYYSLAGDSVGYYTQHIKIGDYYTHDYFMQASAEKYLRKALQFFERSQNQPKVIECRLGLANIDQKKVPLPKNLLTELRETERMSAQYRQPYFQAFAQNLLANTYSRVKMPDSAQYFATRSLAIAQRINVNWLIALNHFYLGIVEQFKDHPKAALEAYRKSYQLAKAEKNVAMLRELAKHSADSYSRMGDYKQAYQASLQSMGFADQFYLSEQTKSIRLQELDSQIKTLAVERELVEQQSRHQRILNTTLAIILIISVLGVMSLFFLRRQQKLITHQQSVIAQQQIRQLELKSLRAMIEGQEGERSRIARDLHDGLGIQLSRIKLFVEAHQERLPLSVKDPLNQFLDEACTETRLISNDLRPYALSTFGLITALDDLVQKLNLVNQTELTLEHYGELPDLGDEASAMIYRVIQELLNNALKHANAQAITVQIMANDETLLISVDDDGQGGDFPDGPAKGNGVANIRSRIDYLGGQVMWQSEPGRGTSVMISIPMQKLVKPTATVA; from the coding sequence ATGAAGTTTTGCCTTGCCTTTTACCTGTTGCTCGCCCTGCATTGCCTGCTCGGGCAGATGTCGGTTAAAGCGGATACTCCGCCCATCGACAGCGTCAAAAAACAGATAAAGCAGCTGGTTACCACTAAAAAATATGCGCAGGCTGGCGATTCGTATGAGCGATTGGGCTGGCTTTACCACCATCAGTTTGGCTATAACAAGTACACCATGGACGCTTATTTCAACAGCTTGAAATACTATAGCCTGGCGGGCGATTCGGTGGGGTACTATACGCAGCATATTAAGATTGGCGATTACTACACGCACGATTATTTCATGCAGGCGTCGGCCGAAAAATACCTTCGGAAAGCCCTGCAGTTTTTTGAGCGAAGCCAGAACCAGCCTAAAGTCATCGAGTGCCGGCTGGGACTGGCCAATATTGATCAGAAGAAAGTCCCGTTACCGAAAAACCTGTTGACCGAACTGCGCGAAACCGAACGAATGAGTGCTCAGTACAGGCAGCCCTATTTTCAGGCGTTTGCCCAGAATCTGCTGGCCAACACCTATTCGCGGGTTAAAATGCCCGACTCGGCTCAGTACTTCGCCACCCGAAGCCTGGCCATCGCGCAACGGATAAACGTAAACTGGCTGATTGCCCTGAATCACTTTTATCTGGGGATTGTCGAGCAGTTTAAAGATCACCCGAAAGCTGCGCTGGAAGCCTATCGGAAAAGCTACCAGTTGGCCAAAGCCGAGAAAAATGTGGCTATGCTGCGCGAGCTAGCCAAGCATTCAGCCGATAGTTATTCCCGCATGGGTGATTACAAACAGGCCTATCAGGCTTCTCTGCAGTCCATGGGGTTTGCCGACCAGTTTTACCTCTCCGAGCAGACTAAAAGTATTCGGTTGCAGGAGTTAGACAGCCAGATCAAGACGCTGGCGGTAGAGAGAGAGTTAGTGGAGCAACAGAGCCGTCACCAGCGTATATTGAACACAACCTTGGCTATCATTTTAATTATCAGCGTTTTAGGCGTAATGTCGCTATTCTTTTTGCGCAGGCAACAGAAACTGATTACGCACCAGCAGTCCGTGATTGCCCAGCAGCAGATCCGGCAATTGGAATTGAAATCGTTGCGGGCGATGATCGAAGGGCAGGAAGGCGAACGGAGCCGCATTGCCCGTGACCTGCACGATGGACTGGGTATCCAGCTATCGCGGATCAAACTGTTTGTGGAAGCGCATCAGGAACGGTTGCCCTTATCCGTCAAGGACCCTCTGAACCAGTTCCTGGATGAAGCCTGCACTGAAACCCGACTGATTTCCAACGACCTGCGACCTTATGCCTTGTCGACGTTCGGGCTGATTACGGCGCTGGACGATCTGGTTCAAAAGCTGAACCTGGTCAATCAGACCGAACTGACGCTGGAGCATTACGGTGAGCTTCCGGACCTGGGCGACGAAGCATCGGCAATGATTTACCGGGTCATCCAGGAACTCCTGAATAACGCCTTAAAACACGCAAACGCCCAGGCCATTACGGTGCAGATTATGGCTAACGACGAAACCTTGCTGATCAGTGTCGATGACGACGGCCAGGGGGGCGATTTCCCCGACGGCCCTGCCAAAGGTAACGGCGTTGCCAACATCCGGTCCCGTATTGATTACCTCGGCGGGCAGGTTATGTGGCAGAGCGAGCCGGGCCGGGGAACATCTGTTATGATTTCGATCCCGATGCAAAAACTGGTCAAACCTACAGCCACAGTCGCCTGA
- a CDS encoding response regulator transcription factor, with translation MIRVLIADDHNVFVEGIASLISGSSEIEVAERCYNVASVVESLARTPIDVVLLDISFPQIDDGLGLCERITRNYPQTKVVALTMHDDVSLIKRVVKKGAKGYLLKNTTKNELLQAIRTVYQEKQYFNDTIMHILLSDEPRLRKPAAGAGLKPNLTPRESEVLTLIAQGMTTQQMATQLFVSAKAVEFHRSSLLMKFGVPNTALLIKTAMEMQYID, from the coding sequence ATGATACGGGTGCTGATTGCAGACGATCATAACGTTTTCGTCGAAGGAATTGCATCGCTCATATCGGGGTCCTCTGAGATAGAAGTGGCCGAGCGCTGTTACAACGTAGCATCCGTGGTTGAGTCGCTGGCGCGGACGCCAATCGACGTCGTGTTGCTTGACATCTCGTTCCCTCAGATTGACGATGGCCTGGGACTGTGCGAACGAATCACGCGCAACTATCCCCAAACAAAAGTAGTTGCCCTGACCATGCACGACGACGTCAGTCTGATTAAACGGGTAGTAAAGAAAGGTGCTAAGGGGTACCTGCTGAAGAATACCACCAAAAACGAACTGCTGCAGGCTATCCGGACCGTCTACCAGGAAAAGCAGTATTTCAACGATACCATCATGCACATTCTACTGAGCGACGAGCCCCGGCTTCGAAAGCCCGCAGCCGGTGCCGGCCTAAAGCCGAACCTGACGCCCCGCGAGTCGGAGGTGCTGACTCTGATTGCCCAGGGAATGACTACACAGCAGATGGCCACGCAACTGTTCGTCAGCGCCAAAGCAGTTGAGTTTCATCGCAGCAGCCTGCTGATGAAGTTTGGGGTTCCCAACACGGCTCTGCTGATCAAGACGGCCATGGAAATGCAATACATTGACTAG
- a CDS encoding SixA phosphatase family protein, producing the protein MRLRSLCYTLLILLLASCSTTTVFIVRHAEKVDESDSTHLSQAGQVRAVVLADTLANRGIDSIFTTPYRRTRQTAQPLSQRLGLPIVSYPASPTSAIVQRLERIRGKEALVVGHSNTILDIAKGLGVTPTLSTIASGDFDNLFQVRIRRTPFGKSVLLTEKTYGHPTPP; encoded by the coding sequence ATGCGCCTACGCTCCCTGTGCTACACGCTGCTGATCCTCTTATTGGCCAGCTGCTCGACAACGACGGTCTTTATTGTTCGACACGCCGAAAAAGTAGACGAATCTGATTCGACTCATCTAAGTCAGGCCGGGCAGGTACGGGCCGTTGTGCTGGCCGATACCCTGGCTAACCGGGGCATCGATTCCATCTTCACCACGCCTTATCGACGGACCCGCCAGACCGCCCAGCCCCTGTCGCAGCGTTTGGGGTTACCAATTGTTAGTTACCCCGCCAGTCCGACCAGCGCAATTGTGCAGCGTCTTGAGCGCATTCGCGGGAAAGAGGCACTCGTAGTAGGACACAGTAACACAATCCTGGATATTGCGAAAGGATTGGGGGTTACGCCGACGCTTTCGACGATTGCATCCGGCGATTTTGATAATCTATTTCAGGTCAGGATTCGCCGGACGCCGTTTGGCAAATCCGTTCTCCTTACCGAAAAAACGTATGGGCACCCCACTCCTCCCTGA
- a CDS encoding FAD-binding oxidoreductase — MQRLFLLPAFMYALTSSLFSLAQSKPTPGNVPPVVTSETAKAGTPATYKGRQLIVGSGGGATGFSTTYFLLDDGRLFGKRSRDTVFTSIGRQKATDTKRLFMTAETRCRIKTTRFDNPGNLYKFVQWQKGKQAYKVTWGDPGKSVPTSYPAFYNSFMALIPASARLK, encoded by the coding sequence ATGCAACGACTATTCCTACTCCCCGCCTTTATGTATGCGTTGACCAGTTCGCTGTTCAGCCTGGCGCAAAGCAAGCCCACTCCCGGCAACGTACCTCCAGTGGTTACTTCTGAAACGGCGAAAGCCGGTACACCGGCTACTTACAAGGGGCGTCAGCTCATAGTGGGCAGCGGGGGCGGAGCTACGGGTTTTTCAACGACGTATTTTTTGCTGGACGACGGTCGACTGTTTGGAAAGCGCAGCCGCGATACGGTCTTTACGTCTATCGGCCGGCAGAAAGCGACTGATACTAAGCGTCTGTTCATGACGGCCGAAACCCGGTGCAGGATCAAAACTACCCGGTTCGACAACCCCGGTAATCTCTACAAGTTCGTGCAGTGGCAGAAAGGCAAACAGGCCTACAAGGTAACCTGGGGTGATCCGGGCAAATCGGTGCCTACGTCCTATCCCGCCTTCTACAACTCGTTCATGGCTCTAATCCCCGCTTCGGCGCGGTTGAAATAA